One Glycine max cultivar Williams 82 chromosome 6, Glycine_max_v4.0, whole genome shotgun sequence DNA segment encodes these proteins:
- the LOC100780852 gene encoding protein DENND6A isoform X1 has translation MSRSPSFSVRTEVSPSVDSESLQQWVVAFCAIRFDLEQGQLVEECYPHGCFSHDEELEIAYSSFPDSVSQHQNQNRSSIHDCIFFFRILRHLKKSLDEKGVADSSNASKFLYGYVFNRQRHDERLKRGGEQKSVVILSYSPYSSVFRPLLQIVGPLFFDIGKKALEHIAAYVSKWPAPVPGKVMDLPIGNATLKVNLPPAHSFPVEGGVSFEEGASSVAPFLPNSQPVPQGLFHDSDIFGSFRGILLQLWLLWELLLIGEPMLIIAPTPPQCCEAVASLVSLVAPLLCSVDFRPYFTIHDPVFARLNSVQEGEAFPPMILGVTNVFFLKALRNIPHIVSVGSPSPNSNRLALTTRSSTGRVSGRPEGIGFQQLKKFSPSSLLSAVRMRRDGPLCLMTEHKEAIWSTYSATTKPDTSILNRLIDAGVSPRVEESMSVVNNEILRRHFLELMTNFLAPFSPYFRTSTPSEGSSPYVDPPSLPPFNADEFLSSLSARGPGKFILKRMKSNWLDLYRRFLNGPNFMPWFQRRRAVAEQEQDRLWRLARMKTDIQQLISRLPELEIVDSFSVIERLLLREIQLQQSGKSGIDSMATSQKLKGDLWAVFSVLSKDMQQLMLSNPERASLLQPSPESPKLPGHPLIQVAVASSTSPQ, from the exons ATGAGTAGGTCTCCTTCGTTTTCAGTGAGAACAGAAGTGAGTCCGAGTGTTGATTCAGAATCATTGCAACAATGGGTTGTTGCCTTTTGTGCTATAAGGTTTGATCTTGAACAGGGCCAGCTTGTGGAAGAGTGTTATCCACATGGGTGTTTTTCCCATGATGAGGAGCTTGAAATTGCTTATAGTTCCTTTCCTGATTCCGTTTCGCAGCACCAAAACCAGAACCGATCCAGCATTCATGATTGTATCTTCTTTTTCCGAATTCTCAGGCACCTTAAGAAGTCCTTAGATGAAAAGGGTGTTGCTGATAGTAGCAATGCTTCTAAATTCTTGTATGGTTATGTGTTTAATAGGCAGAGACATGACGAGCGGTTAAAGCGTGGTGGGGAGCAGAAGTCCGTGGTCATTTTGTCTTATAGTCCTTATTCAAGTGTGTTTAGACCTTTGCTGCAAATTGTAGGTCCTTTGTTTTTTGACATTGGTAAGAAAGCATTGGAGCATATTGCTgcttatgtttcaaaatggccTGCTCCTGTTCCTGGTAAGGTGATGGATCTTCCTATTGGAAATGCAACCCTTAAAGTGAATTTGCCACCAGCTCACAGTTTTCCTGTAGAAGGTGGAGTGTCTTTTGAAGAGGGTGCTTCTTCTGTGGCACCTTTTCTGCCTAATAGTCAGCCTGTCCCACAAGGTCTTTTTCATGATTCAGATATTTTTGGTTCGTTCCGAGGGATTCTATTGCAGCTTTGGCTTTTGTGGGAGTTGTTACTCATTGGTGAACCAATGCTCATCATTGCCCCCACACCTCCCCAATGTTGTGAGGCCGTGGCTAGTCTTGTGAGTTTGGTCGCTCCATTGCTTTGCAGTGTTGATTTCCGTCCTTATTTTACCATTCATGACCCAGTGTTTGCACGTTTAAACTCAGTGCAAGAAGGCGAAGCTTTCCCCCCGATGATTTTAGGGGTGACAAACGTGTTCTTCCTCAAAGCACTGCGTAACATCCCGCACATTGTCTCAGTTGGAAGTCCTTCTCCTAATTCAAACAGGCTTGCCCTTACAACTAGGTCTTCTACTGGCAGAGTTTCTGGCCGACCAGAAGGTATTGGGTTTCAACAACTAAAGAAGTTCTCTCCTTCAAGTTTATTGAGTGCGGTTAGGATGCGGAGAGATGGTCCTCTTTGTCTGATGACAGAACATAAGGAAGCTATATGGAGTACATATTCTGCGACAACTAAGCCAGATACTTCTATCTTAAATAGGCTTATAGATGCTGGGGTGTCACCAAGAGTTGAGGAGTCAATGTCTGTTGTGAACAATGAGATATTACGGAGACACTTCTTGGAGCTCATGACAAACTTTTTGGCTCCTTTTAGCCCATACTTTAGGACTTCAACACCATCAGAAGGATCTTCTCCTTATGTAGATCCTCCTTCTCTACCTCCATTCAATGCCGATGAATTTCTTTCAAGTTTATCAGCAAGAGGTCCAGGAAAGTTTATATTAAAGCGAATGAAATCTAACTGGCTTGACTTATACAG GCGATTCCTGAATGGACCCAACTTTATGCCATGGTTTCAGAGAAGGCGTGCTGTTGCTGAACAAGAACAAGATAGATTATGGAGACTAGCAAGAATGAAAACCGACATACAACAGCTTATTTCTAGACTGCCTGAATTGGAAATTGTGGATTCCTTCAGTGTCATAGAAAGACTTCTCCTCAGAGAAATACAG CTGCAGCAATCTGGAAAGAGTGGCATTGATTCGATGGCTACCTCTCAGAAACTAAAGGGAGACCTTTGGGCCGTTTTCAGTGTGCTTTCCAAGGACATGCAACAACTTATGCTTTCAAACCCTGAAAGGGCATCCCTTCTTCAACCAAGTCCTGAGTCACCAAAACTTCCAGGGCATCCGCTCATACAAGTTGCGGTTGCGTCTTCTACATCACCCCAGTAA
- the LOC100800665 gene encoding glucan endo-1,3-beta-glucosidase 8, whose translation MAPNFLHQVAFLLVLSTAVSSGYAWVGVNWGTMATHQLQPEKVVKMLKENGFRKLKLFDADEFIMTALMGTDIEVMVAIPNNMLDKISNSPKAADSWVNDNVTSYFTGVKIKYVAVGNEPFLKAYNGSFAKKTLPALKNIQTSLNKAGLGSKIKITVPFNADIYYSPDSNPVPSTGDFRPEVRDLTVEIIQFLYANNAPFTVNIYPFLSLYGNQDFPFDFAFFDGNNKPLRDGKALYTNVFDANLDTLLWALDKAGYPDMKVMIGEIGWPTDGDKNANAKNAKRFNLGLLKHALSGKGTPKRNGTVDLFLFSLIDEDTKSVAPGNFERHWGIFEFDGKPKYELDLIGQHKEKGLVPVEDIKYMEKRWCILNPDVTKLDDLAGSIDYACTFSDCTSLGYGSTCNNLSVQGNASYAFNMYYQVNNQQNWDCDFSGLAVITHKDPSQNGCQFPVMISSSSSLLLHGGLSEILKKALRVYIFVMFLL comes from the exons ATGGCTCCAAATTTCTTGCACCAAGTGGCATTCCTTCTTGTGCTCTCAACTGCGGTTTCCAGTGGCTATGCTTGGGTTGGTGTGAACTGGGGAACCATGGCGACGCACCAGCTTCAACCCGAGAAGGTGGTGAAGATGCTGAAGGAAAACGGGTTCAGAAAACTGAAGCTGTTTGATGCAGACGAGTTCATTATGACGGCTCTGATGGGGACCGATATCGAAGTCATGGTGGCCATACCTAACAACATGTTGGACAAGATAAGCAATAGTCCTAAGGCTGCAGATTCTTGGGTGAATGATAATGTCACCAGTTACTTCACTGGTGTCAAAATCAA GTATGTTGCAGTGGGTAATGAGCCTTTCCTTAAAGCATATAATGGCTCCTTTGCAAAGAAAACTCTGCCAGCCCTCAAGAACATACAAACATCACTTAATAAGGCCGGGTTGGGTTCAAAGATCAAAATCACTGTTCCATTCAATGCTGACATTTACTATTCGCCCGATTCAAATCCGGTGCCATCGACCGGTGACTTCAGGCCGGAAGTGCGAGACCTCACCGTCGAAATAATCCAATTCTTATATGCAAACAATGCACCTTTCACAGTGAATATCTACCCTTTTCTTAGTCTCTATGGCAACCAAGATTTCCCTTttgattttgcattttttgaTGGAAACAACAAGCCTCTAAGGGATGGTAAGGCACTTTACACCAATGTGTTTGATGCAAATCTTGACACACTTCTGTGGGCTTTAGACAAGGCAGGATACCCTGACATGAAGGTTATGATTGGAGAAATTGGGTGGCCAACTGATGGTGACAAGAATGCTAATGCTAAGAATGCAAAAAGATTCAACTTGGGTTTGCTTAAACATGCTCTTAGTGGCAAGGGTACCCCTAAAAGGAATGGCACAGTTGACTTGTTTCTATTCAGCCTCATTGATGAGGACACTAAAAGTGTTGCTCCTGGTAACTTCGAGAGGCATTGGGGTATTTTTGAGTTTGATGGCAAGCCAAAGTATGAATTAGACTTAATTGGTCAACATAAGGAAAAGGGTCTTGTCCCAGTGGAAGATATCAAGTACATGGAAAAGAGGTGGTGTATTTTGAATCCAGATGTTACTAAGTTGGATGATTTGGCTGGTAGCATTGACTATGCTTGTACCTTTTCTGATTGTACTTCCCTTGGTTATGGCTCTACTTGTAATAATCTTAGTGTCCAAGGGAATGCATCTTATGCCTTCAATATGTATTATCAAGTAAACAACCAACAGAATTGGGACTGTGACTTCTCTGGTTTGGCTGTCATAACACATAAGGATCCATCACAAAATGGATGCCAATTCCCTGTAATGATTTCTAGTAGTTCTTCTTTGCTTCTTCATGGAGGGCTTTCAGAAATCCTTAAGAAAGCATTGAGGGTGTATATTTTTGTCATGTTTTTGCTATAG
- the LOC100780852 gene encoding protein DENND6A isoform X2, with protein sequence MSRSPSFSVRTEVSPSVDSESLQQWVVAFCAIRFDLEQGQLVEECYPHGCFSHDEELEIAYSSFPDSVSQHQNQNRSSIHDCIFFFRILRHLKKSLDEKGVADSSNASKFLYGYVFNRQRHDERLKRGGEQKSVVILSYSPYSSVFRPLLQIVGPLFFDIGKKALEHIAAYVSKWPAPVPGKVMDLPIGNATLKVNLPPAHSFPVEGGVSFEEGASSVAPFLPNSQPVPQGLFHDSDIFGSFRGILLQLWLLWELLLIGEPMLIIAPTPPQCCEAVASLVSLVAPLLCSVDFRPYFTIHDPVFARLNSVQEGEAFPPMILGVTNVFFLKALRNIPHIVSVGSPSPNSNRLALTTRSSTGRVSGRPEGIGFQQLKKFSPSSLLSAVRMRRDGPLCLMTEHKEAIWSTYSATTKPDTSILNRLIDAGVSPRVEESMSVVNNEILRRHFLELMTNFLAPFSPYFRTSTPSEGSSPYVDPPSLPPFNADEFLSSLSARGPGKFILKRMKSNWLDLYRRFLNGPNFMPWFQRRRAVAEQEQDRLWRLARMKTDIQQLISRLPELEIVDSFSVIERLLLREIQQSGKSGIDSMATSQKLKGDLWAVFSVLSKDMQQLMLSNPERASLLQPSPESPKLPGHPLIQVAVASSTSPQ encoded by the exons ATGAGTAGGTCTCCTTCGTTTTCAGTGAGAACAGAAGTGAGTCCGAGTGTTGATTCAGAATCATTGCAACAATGGGTTGTTGCCTTTTGTGCTATAAGGTTTGATCTTGAACAGGGCCAGCTTGTGGAAGAGTGTTATCCACATGGGTGTTTTTCCCATGATGAGGAGCTTGAAATTGCTTATAGTTCCTTTCCTGATTCCGTTTCGCAGCACCAAAACCAGAACCGATCCAGCATTCATGATTGTATCTTCTTTTTCCGAATTCTCAGGCACCTTAAGAAGTCCTTAGATGAAAAGGGTGTTGCTGATAGTAGCAATGCTTCTAAATTCTTGTATGGTTATGTGTTTAATAGGCAGAGACATGACGAGCGGTTAAAGCGTGGTGGGGAGCAGAAGTCCGTGGTCATTTTGTCTTATAGTCCTTATTCAAGTGTGTTTAGACCTTTGCTGCAAATTGTAGGTCCTTTGTTTTTTGACATTGGTAAGAAAGCATTGGAGCATATTGCTgcttatgtttcaaaatggccTGCTCCTGTTCCTGGTAAGGTGATGGATCTTCCTATTGGAAATGCAACCCTTAAAGTGAATTTGCCACCAGCTCACAGTTTTCCTGTAGAAGGTGGAGTGTCTTTTGAAGAGGGTGCTTCTTCTGTGGCACCTTTTCTGCCTAATAGTCAGCCTGTCCCACAAGGTCTTTTTCATGATTCAGATATTTTTGGTTCGTTCCGAGGGATTCTATTGCAGCTTTGGCTTTTGTGGGAGTTGTTACTCATTGGTGAACCAATGCTCATCATTGCCCCCACACCTCCCCAATGTTGTGAGGCCGTGGCTAGTCTTGTGAGTTTGGTCGCTCCATTGCTTTGCAGTGTTGATTTCCGTCCTTATTTTACCATTCATGACCCAGTGTTTGCACGTTTAAACTCAGTGCAAGAAGGCGAAGCTTTCCCCCCGATGATTTTAGGGGTGACAAACGTGTTCTTCCTCAAAGCACTGCGTAACATCCCGCACATTGTCTCAGTTGGAAGTCCTTCTCCTAATTCAAACAGGCTTGCCCTTACAACTAGGTCTTCTACTGGCAGAGTTTCTGGCCGACCAGAAGGTATTGGGTTTCAACAACTAAAGAAGTTCTCTCCTTCAAGTTTATTGAGTGCGGTTAGGATGCGGAGAGATGGTCCTCTTTGTCTGATGACAGAACATAAGGAAGCTATATGGAGTACATATTCTGCGACAACTAAGCCAGATACTTCTATCTTAAATAGGCTTATAGATGCTGGGGTGTCACCAAGAGTTGAGGAGTCAATGTCTGTTGTGAACAATGAGATATTACGGAGACACTTCTTGGAGCTCATGACAAACTTTTTGGCTCCTTTTAGCCCATACTTTAGGACTTCAACACCATCAGAAGGATCTTCTCCTTATGTAGATCCTCCTTCTCTACCTCCATTCAATGCCGATGAATTTCTTTCAAGTTTATCAGCAAGAGGTCCAGGAAAGTTTATATTAAAGCGAATGAAATCTAACTGGCTTGACTTATACAG GCGATTCCTGAATGGACCCAACTTTATGCCATGGTTTCAGAGAAGGCGTGCTGTTGCTGAACAAGAACAAGATAGATTATGGAGACTAGCAAGAATGAAAACCGACATACAACAGCTTATTTCTAGACTGCCTGAATTGGAAATTGTGGATTCCTTCAGTGTCATAGAAAGACTTCTCCTCAGAGAAATACAG CAATCTGGAAAGAGTGGCATTGATTCGATGGCTACCTCTCAGAAACTAAAGGGAGACCTTTGGGCCGTTTTCAGTGTGCTTTCCAAGGACATGCAACAACTTATGCTTTCAAACCCTGAAAGGGCATCCCTTCTTCAACCAAGTCCTGAGTCACCAAAACTTCCAGGGCATCCGCTCATACAAGTTGCGGTTGCGTCTTCTACATCACCCCAGTAA